The proteins below come from a single Lonchura striata isolate bLonStr1 chromosome 10, bLonStr1.mat, whole genome shotgun sequence genomic window:
- the AP1S3 gene encoding AP-1 complex subunit sigma-3 isoform X1 encodes MKALRKLIHFILLFSRQGKLRLQKWYTTLPDKEKKKIIREIIQIILSRNQKTSSFVDWKDLKLVYKRYASLYFCCAIEDQDNELLTLEVVHRYVELLDRYFGNVCELDIIFNFEKAYFILDEFIIGGEVQETSKKTAVKAIEDSDMLQETVEEYMNKPAF; translated from the exons ATGAAAGCACTGAGGAAACTG ATACACTTTATACTGCTGTTCAGTCGGCAGGGGAAGTTAAGGCTTCAGAAATGGTACACGACTCTACCtgataaagagaagaaaaagatcaTTCGAGAAATTATTCAGATTATTTTGTCTCGCAATCAAAAAACAAGTAGTTTTGTTGACTGGAAAGACCTCAAGCTTGTTTACAAAAG GTATGCTAGTTTGTATTTCTGCTGTGCAATAGAAGACCAGGATAATGAGCTCCTGACACTAGAGGTCGTTCATCGATACGTGGAGCTCCTGGACAGATACTTTGGAAAC GTATGCGAGCTGGATATTatctttaattttgaaaaagctTATTTTATTCTTGATGAGTTTATAATTGGTGGAGAAGTACAAGAGACTTCAAAGAAGACTGCAGTGAAAGCCATAGAAGACTCTGACATGTTGCAGGAG aCAGTGGAAGAATACATGAACAAGCCTGCATTTTAA
- the AP1S3 gene encoding AP-1 complex subunit sigma-3 isoform X2 → MIHFILLFSRQGKLRLQKWYTTLPDKEKKKIIREIIQIILSRNQKTSSFVDWKDLKLVYKRYASLYFCCAIEDQDNELLTLEVVHRYVELLDRYFGNVCELDIIFNFEKAYFILDEFIIGGEVQETSKKTAVKAIEDSDMLQETVEEYMNKPAF, encoded by the exons ATG ATACACTTTATACTGCTGTTCAGTCGGCAGGGGAAGTTAAGGCTTCAGAAATGGTACACGACTCTACCtgataaagagaagaaaaagatcaTTCGAGAAATTATTCAGATTATTTTGTCTCGCAATCAAAAAACAAGTAGTTTTGTTGACTGGAAAGACCTCAAGCTTGTTTACAAAAG GTATGCTAGTTTGTATTTCTGCTGTGCAATAGAAGACCAGGATAATGAGCTCCTGACACTAGAGGTCGTTCATCGATACGTGGAGCTCCTGGACAGATACTTTGGAAAC GTATGCGAGCTGGATATTatctttaattttgaaaaagctTATTTTATTCTTGATGAGTTTATAATTGGTGGAGAAGTACAAGAGACTTCAAAGAAGACTGCAGTGAAAGCCATAGAAGACTCTGACATGTTGCAGGAG aCAGTGGAAGAATACATGAACAAGCCTGCATTTTAA